A region of Lycium barbarum isolate Lr01 chromosome 3, ASM1917538v2, whole genome shotgun sequence DNA encodes the following proteins:
- the LOC132634172 gene encoding uncharacterized protein LOC132634172 isoform X4, whose translation MTYPGLAGLAAEMVRISEDGIQQAGDIRRREEPVPEAEYQAAPGGGPDAPRGGGRAGRGRRAAEGRYARRGRGATARGPGGGGHHLVDEADEADPIPEGVHGLVHLQPFQAGGSSPGDSPTFTSTLLLAEIPGSLSQPSQSAYMEKRDNVDWVALRASLANERPVRNLEGARILDFDEFLIPDSAPAGPPEPPTQAFSHGSAEPAMSSHMTTEPQDSAPVGPQELPIQEHSHQLAEAEVSSHETTEAHVHPSALAVATPDELEVEFPDLAQPEVLSLPAGLDPKRKHVLVKGARVRGR comes from the exons atgacTTACCCTGGGCTTGCAGGGCTTGCGgcggagatggtacggatatccgaggatggtatccaGCAGGCAGGCGATATTAGGCGCAGGGaggagcctgttccggaggctgagtatcaagcagcgccaggaggaggaccggatgctcccagaggaggaggccgtgctggcagaggacgccgtgctGCCGAAGGACGCTAtgcgcgtagaggacgcggtgctactgctagaggacctggtggtggaggacaccatctggtagatgaggcggatgaggccgatcccattccagagggcgttcatGGTCTAGTCCATCTGCAgccgttccaggccggtggcagctcacctggggactcacctacgtttacgtcgacgctcttacttgctgagatacccgggtctttATCACAGCCAAGCCAGAGTGCATACATGGAgaagcgtgataacgttgattgggtggcgttacgcgcttcattagctaatgagcggcctgtgaggaatttagagggagccaggattcttgactttgatgagtttttgatcccg gattcggcgccagcgggtccaccagagccacccactcaggcattttctcatgggtctgctgagccagcgatgtcttcccatatgactaccgagccacag gattcggcgccagtgggtccacaggagctacccattcaggagcattctcatcagcttgccgaggcagaggtgtcttctcatgagactaccgaggcgcat gttcatccttcggcgctcGCGGTGGCAACTCCTGACGAGTTAGAAGTCGAGTTTCCAGACctagctcagcctgaggttctgagcctgccagcgggactagatcccaagaggaaacacgttctagttaagggcgcaagggttAGGGGAAGatga
- the LOC132634172 gene encoding uncharacterized protein LOC132634172 isoform X1 has product MTYPGLAGLAAEMVRISEDGIQQAGDIRRREEPVPEAEYQAAPGGGPDAPRGGGRAGRGRRAAEGRYARRGRGATARGPGGGGHHLVDEADEADPIPEGVHGLVHLQPFQAGGSSPGDSPTFTSTLLLAEIPGSLSQPSQSAYMEKRDNVDWVALRASLANERPVRNLEGARILDFDEFLIPDSAPAGPPEPPTQAFSHGSAEPAMSSHMTTEPQDSAPVGPQELPIQEHSHQLAEAEVSSHETTEAHKTTSPHPSQEPTQAPIGIQVHPSALAVATPDELEVEFPDLAQPEVLSLPAGLDPKRKHVLVKGARVRGR; this is encoded by the exons atgacTTACCCTGGGCTTGCAGGGCTTGCGgcggagatggtacggatatccgaggatggtatccaGCAGGCAGGCGATATTAGGCGCAGGGaggagcctgttccggaggctgagtatcaagcagcgccaggaggaggaccggatgctcccagaggaggaggccgtgctggcagaggacgccgtgctGCCGAAGGACGCTAtgcgcgtagaggacgcggtgctactgctagaggacctggtggtggaggacaccatctggtagatgaggcggatgaggccgatcccattccagagggcgttcatGGTCTAGTCCATCTGCAgccgttccaggccggtggcagctcacctggggactcacctacgtttacgtcgacgctcttacttgctgagatacccgggtctttATCACAGCCAAGCCAGAGTGCATACATGGAgaagcgtgataacgttgattgggtggcgttacgcgcttcattagctaatgagcggcctgtgaggaatttagagggagccaggattcttgactttgatgagtttttgatcccg gattcggcgccagcgggtccaccagagccacccactcaggcattttctcatgggtctgctgagccagcgatgtcttcccatatgactaccgagccacag gattcggcgccagtgggtccacaggagctacccattcaggagcattctcatcagcttgccgaggcagaggtgtcttctcatgagactaccgaggcgcat AAGACTACCtcaccacacccatctcaggagcctactcaggcgcccaTTGGCAtacag gttcatccttcggcgctcGCGGTGGCAACTCCTGACGAGTTAGAAGTCGAGTTTCCAGACctagctcagcctgaggttctgagcctgccagcgggactagatcccaagaggaaacacgttctagttaagggcgcaagggttAGGGGAAGatga
- the LOC132634172 gene encoding uncharacterized protein LOC132634172 isoform X3 — MVRISEDGIQQAGDIRRREEPVPEAEYQAAPGGGPDAPRGGGRAGRGRRAAEGRYARRGRGATARGPGGGGHHLVDEADEADPIPEGVHGLVHLQPFQAGGSSPGDSPTFTSTLLLAEIPGSLSQPSQSAYMEKRDNVDWVALRASLANERPVRNLEGARILDFDEFLIPDSAPAGPPEPPTQAFSHGSAEPAMSSHMTTEPQDSAPVGPQELPIQEHSHQLAEAEVSSHETTEAHKTTSPHPSQEPTQAPIGIQVHPSALAVATPDELEVEFPDLAQPEVLSLPAGLDPKRKHVLVKGARVRGR; from the exons atggtacggatatccgaggatggtatccaGCAGGCAGGCGATATTAGGCGCAGGGaggagcctgttccggaggctgagtatcaagcagcgccaggaggaggaccggatgctcccagaggaggaggccgtgctggcagaggacgccgtgctGCCGAAGGACGCTAtgcgcgtagaggacgcggtgctactgctagaggacctggtggtggaggacaccatctggtagatgaggcggatgaggccgatcccattccagagggcgttcatGGTCTAGTCCATCTGCAgccgttccaggccggtggcagctcacctggggactcacctacgtttacgtcgacgctcttacttgctgagatacccgggtctttATCACAGCCAAGCCAGAGTGCATACATGGAgaagcgtgataacgttgattgggtggcgttacgcgcttcattagctaatgagcggcctgtgaggaatttagagggagccaggattcttgactttgatgagtttttgatcccg gattcggcgccagcgggtccaccagagccacccactcaggcattttctcatgggtctgctgagccagcgatgtcttcccatatgactaccgagccacag gattcggcgccagtgggtccacaggagctacccattcaggagcattctcatcagcttgccgaggcagaggtgtcttctcatgagactaccgaggcgcat AAGACTACCtcaccacacccatctcaggagcctactcaggcgcccaTTGGCAtacag gttcatccttcggcgctcGCGGTGGCAACTCCTGACGAGTTAGAAGTCGAGTTTCCAGACctagctcagcctgaggttctgagcctgccagcgggactagatcccaagaggaaacacgttctagttaagggcgcaagggttAGGGGAAGatga
- the LOC132634172 gene encoding uncharacterized protein LOC132634172 isoform X2, with protein MTYPGLAGLAAEMVRISEDGIQQAGDIRRREEPVPEAEYQAAPGGGPDAPRGGGRAGRGRRAAEGRYARRGRGATARGPGGGGHHLVDEADEADPIPEGVHGLVHLQPFQAGGSSPGDSPTFTSTLLLAEIPGSLSQPSQSAYMEKRDNVDWVALRASLANERPVRNLEGARILDFDEFLIPDSAPAGPPEPPTQAFSHGSAEPAMSSHMTTEPQDSAPVGPQELPIQEHSHQLAEAEVSSHETTEAHTTSPHPSQEPTQAPIGIQVHPSALAVATPDELEVEFPDLAQPEVLSLPAGLDPKRKHVLVKGARVRGR; from the exons atgacTTACCCTGGGCTTGCAGGGCTTGCGgcggagatggtacggatatccgaggatggtatccaGCAGGCAGGCGATATTAGGCGCAGGGaggagcctgttccggaggctgagtatcaagcagcgccaggaggaggaccggatgctcccagaggaggaggccgtgctggcagaggacgccgtgctGCCGAAGGACGCTAtgcgcgtagaggacgcggtgctactgctagaggacctggtggtggaggacaccatctggtagatgaggcggatgaggccgatcccattccagagggcgttcatGGTCTAGTCCATCTGCAgccgttccaggccggtggcagctcacctggggactcacctacgtttacgtcgacgctcttacttgctgagatacccgggtctttATCACAGCCAAGCCAGAGTGCATACATGGAgaagcgtgataacgttgattgggtggcgttacgcgcttcattagctaatgagcggcctgtgaggaatttagagggagccaggattcttgactttgatgagtttttgatcccg gattcggcgccagcgggtccaccagagccacccactcaggcattttctcatgggtctgctgagccagcgatgtcttcccatatgactaccgagccacag gattcggcgccagtgggtccacaggagctacccattcaggagcattctcatcagcttgccgaggcagaggtgtcttctcatgagactaccgaggcgcat ACTACCtcaccacacccatctcaggagcctactcaggcgcccaTTGGCAtacag gttcatccttcggcgctcGCGGTGGCAACTCCTGACGAGTTAGAAGTCGAGTTTCCAGACctagctcagcctgaggttctgagcctgccagcgggactagatcccaagaggaaacacgttctagttaagggcgcaagggttAGGGGAAGatga